From the Misgurnus anguillicaudatus chromosome 17, ASM2758022v2, whole genome shotgun sequence genome, one window contains:
- the LOC141349147 gene encoding gamma-crystallin 2 yields the protein MEKIVFYEDKNFEGHQYECSGDCGDMLCYVNRCNSISVESGCFMVYEQPHYKGQQYMLRKGQYPVYDCWLGKNDSVCSCRVIPMTQESLHEMKLFERIEYGGQMKDLVEDCPNMMAMFHTNNIFSCKVIGGNWLFYEHSNYRGRMYLIRPGEYTRFTEWGGKSARVGSIKRILD from the exons ATGGAAAAG ATTGTTTTTTATGAAGACAAGAATTTTGAAGGTCATCAGTATGAATGCAGTGGTGACTGTGGAGATATGCTCTGCTATGTTAACCGCTGTAACTCCATCAGTGTGGAGAGCGGATGCTTCATGGTCTATGAACAACCACATTACAAAGGCCAGCAATATATGCTCCGGAAAGGACAGTATCCAGTGTATGACTGCTGGTTGGGCAAAAATGACTCTGTCTGCTCCTGCCGTGTAATTCCAATG ACACAGGAATCTCTACATGAAATGAAGCTTTTTGAAAGAATTGAATATGGAGGTCAAATGAAGGATCTGGTGGAGGACTGCCCAAATATGATGGCCATGTTTCATACAAACAACATATTCTCCTGCAAAGTCATTGGTGGAAACTGGCTTTTCTATGAACACTCCAACTACAGAGGTAGAATGTACCTCATAAGGCCTGGAGAATACACAAGATTCACTGAATGGGGAGGAAAGAGTGCCCGGGTGGGTTCCATCAAACGAATCCTGGATTAG
- the crygm6 gene encoding crystallin, gamma M6, whose translation MTVGKIIFYEERNFQGRHHECSSDSVDLQPYFTQCHSIRVESGCFMVYEHPNYMGQQYFLQRGDYSDCQRVIGFSNCIRSCRMIPTYNGIHRMRLYERADMGGKMIELTEDCPNIMDRFHTSDIQSCHVMDGHWLLYEQPNYRGRMYYLAPGEYRRYSDWGGTVPRIGSLRRINTLT comes from the exons ATGACTGTCGGAAAG ATCATCTTCTATGAGGAAAGGAATTTTCAGGGCCGTCATCACGAATGCAGCAGTGACTCGGTAGATCTGCAGCCCTACTTTACCCAATGCCACTCCATTAGGGTAGAGAGTGGGTGCTTTATGGTGTATGAACATCCAAATTACATGGGGCAGCAGTACTTCCTGCAGAGGGGCGACTATTCTGACTGTCAGCGTGTGATTGGTTTCAGTAACTGTATCAGATCGTGCCGTATGATCCCCACG TACAATGGCATTCATAGGATGAGATTGTATGAGCGGGCTGATATGGGAGGTAAGATGATAGAGCTAACAGAAGACTGCCCTAACATCATGGACCGCTTCCACACGTCTGACATCCAGTCCTGTCACGTGATGGATGGCCACTGGCTTTTATATGAGCAGCCCAACTACAGGGGACGAATGTATTACCTTGCACCAGGTGAATACAGGAGGTACAGTGATTGGGGAGGCACTGTCCCAAGAATTGGATCCCTCAGAAGAATCAACACCTTAACCTAg